Below is a window of Macadamia integrifolia cultivar HAES 741 chromosome 8, SCU_Mint_v3, whole genome shotgun sequence DNA.
ggagagagagaagagaactaagcataaattagaaaataagctaaggggaataataattctAGGAGAGGGGAGGAATGGGCTTTTAtaaggctttggtcttgcctccttcattctataagtcttctttaagaaaagaaagaaaattaaattaaattaaatcttagtaaaaatcctcattctctgagatattgtgtgaggaaagtagaatctgtttctaaaattagcaaattctattccttccctgtaatattaaccaatatcttgcaatcttgactaaattagaaaggaatctctacatggcatcttcaagattttgtgaggtggcaaggagaaagaataatcttcaggattttgtaggagagaggatgtggtaccaatgagtgggtcccacatttggacaagttagttcaaacTTAGACTAGTTCTTGATTCATTTTAAGcattttctcttgtagacttggaaactaaaaaaaaaaaaaaaaaataagaaaaatagatgtactactatccaaagtggggcaaagtgtacatttatatccctaagatttcacacataattgTGCTCATTAGTTACCTCTCATGAAATGTGGAAATACTCCCCTACTGATGCCTCCCgttgtgctcccattggcccttgtGTTGATACAAGAGTTACACTCCCGATCAAGAACTCTtctccattttttcattttgaattgaTATATTTTaacaaataagtaaataaacaCTCAATGGATATTGGTGTTAAAAATAGTAAACAAGACTCGAGATAAATTGGAAGAAGTTCCCTAGATAGGGTATAATGAAATGATGTATGTATTATGTATGTAATTaggtaattttcttttgtttctgtcGATCACGTACAAAATTACTGATGaattaattaagaaagaaaaacaccAAAAAGCAGATAAAGAAAGTTTGGCGAGTGGGGACACACACCTCACATTATTAAATCTAAGTTGACTTTATAAAGCATTATTATATTCTGGCCTTATGTCTCAGATTCCCTGTTCTTTTTGGTTCTATAAAAACCAACCtccacccaccacccaccacccagCGTTATAAAATGATGATCAAATTGCAGAACCGAGCaaacctttgatttgatttgattaatttCATGGAGCATAGGGCTTTGCTTCGATTTCTTATACTCTTTCTGGGCTTCTCCTATGTTGTTTCCTCCTTACCAATTCCTCAATCTTCAGGTAAGATCAATATATTACTAATTCCATGGATTTCTGTTGCTACCTGTAGAGTTTCTTCTCTCTGTTCTATTGATATTCCTTTTCCATCTTCATATGACTAAATATCTAGAATGATTTATATATGGTTTCACAGCTTTCCTCAAGTCAGGTTATGAAGAGTACACACCAATCCAAGAATTTATGGAGCAGGTATTCcccccacacacccccccccccaaaaaaaaaaaaagaaaagaaaaaaaccccacCCTTgtccttcctttttctcttgatcttTGTGTCCGTACAGATGTGGATGGTTTTGTAGTAAAGTTGTTTATAATATGATGCAGGGTTTAATGGATGAGAGGAACTATGGTGGAAAAGGGTTAGAGTTGGATGAGGCAATTATAAGAGGTAGAATGGATATTGAAACCAATGACTACCCAGGAACTGGAGCAAACAACAACCATGATCCTAGGTCTCCTGGAAGAagttgaatttgaatttttttatacaTGGGTCAACATAAGCAAGCAGAGATGTAATCTTAGTTGCTAGTATAGGGTTTGGCTTGTTagagtgctctctctctctctctctctctctctcttctcttctctgtaaCATAAACTCTGATCCTTTTGTATATTAAACATGGTTTCTTATTCTTCCCAGTCTAAATCTTCCCACCCACATGGTTTTACTACAGATAAATAATCAGTAGGATGTGGGTTTTGTAGTTTCATGAGTTGCTGATAATTTCACAGTGCATTTACACTGAACTTGATATGAAACCTAATTCTGGGGATTAGGGAAGAGTGGAAGGAGAATCACTTCTTACAGTAGTGAGACCCAGTCCAGATGCACTTGgaaagggttgggctagggtctGGACTGGACTGGGTTAAAATATTATATAGTACGGTCTAGCCAATGGGTCAAACAACTCAAACTAGGTCAACCTTTTGTCATGTAACCAACAAACCTTGGGTCTTGATCACCCAGATCCTCTCAAGCACAGTGCGGTGCAGTGAACATTTTACGATTAGGAATCTCTTGGGGTGCGTGTTTGAATGTCCCCAACTAGATGCTTGATCTCACCTCACCCCATCCCATGCTGGAGAGGATCAGGATCCCACTCTTGATTTTCTGGATAAattcatatttttagaaattacttGGACTCTTAAGGGAAACAAAAAATTTCTAGGTTGCTTGGAAGTaaaatggtgagaaaaaaatgaagttctgatttttctttcctattaaCTATTTTCTTACTTTACTAAAAGGACCCAGTTTTATGCACAATAGTGCTTTTCAACCGTTGAATAAGGATGGGGTTAAAAGTGTAATAATACATACCCCTTTAGGATGTATGAGATTGGGTTCTTAATATAATTCTGAATTATTTTCTCCCAAAGATGCAATCCTTCTTCCAAGGGATCAAAGAACATTCTCTAGCTCATGCATCAGACACAGCCCCCTTGAAATGACCACTCTATCCCCTACAAAATGAAAAATCCAGCCCTTATGCCCCTATGTGCACTCTCATTGACCCCACTTTGGTGCATGCCCATGCAGCCTGGTAGTTATCTTATATATAGTCTTCACCTAACATTTATATATAGTTCTCTTAAGGTTGTCTATCACTCTATTAGGTGGGTACTATCTTTAGACTTGACCTTATTTTCCAACCACTTAACCAATGGGAATTGGGAACTGACCGaaaatacaatttaaaaaaaaaaaaaaagaataagaagctTAAATCTTGGTAAATCACATATAAAACCCCATATTATTAAATTAAACTTCATTGGTTTAAGACTTAAAGGGTCACTTTATTGCTAATTAAGCAATCCTGTTGGATGTAAACCGTACACCTAAAAAAGAATATTAAAATCAATGAGGAAGATCTGATTCTTGGCCAATCACATATCGATGAATTGATATAGGTAAAaagtaaaacagtaaaatggtGTTTTCTTAAGGGTATTTCTGTCTGATCCAGGTCGATCCAATCTTATTTCTCGAACCATGCTTGTGGGTGGTTGTTGCAAGCTTAGCCGGGTTGGTTTTCCACCATTATGTCAAGGACTCAAGGGTTGATTTGGCCATTCCAATAGTGAGATCCAGTGGACCCACTGCTGGTTTAACCAGATTAAAATTTTACTGCCAATTGACCCTACCACCTAATGGGAATCTAACCCTTAGATTTGGTTCCTATTTGGAGGAGATATTCTCCCTCTTAGATAGGTGATTCAGCCAAAGTTTGTCCTACATCAGTGCCATTGATCTGCTGATATCATGGTTCCCAAATTTTTGGGACTCTTCCTAATTCTGAATCATTACACAGTTCACAATCTGACTATTGGATCATCCTCAAATTTTGGGATTATATGATACTGTAAAAAGGCCCTACTGAACCTGAATTTCATCTACATCAGTTGGTTAATCtttctgaaaaaagaaagaacaggTATATTAAAGATTAACATATTTACATCAACACTAATAGTGTTCCTTTGTCTCTGAGTTCTAACCATCTGTGCCAACCTATGAGCTATGGAAATATAATGTCTCTCCTAATATAGAAcaactaaaaaataaagggtATCAATGATAAGAGTATaaaacaccaatccctaacaCTTTTTCAATCTAATGCAATCAAATAAATTATTCAAATGAATTTTCAACAAATTGTGAAACATCCTTTCATCAATCACctataaagtaaaagaaatgcaAAAATGCAAGGAACATTGGAACATGATAGGTACAAGGAACAACTTTTATGGTACCTGCATCACAGCTGGTAAGAGTAAAAGCCAGGGTGCTAGTTGAAATGAGCCTCCAGTCAAATCAAGATATAAACATACAAGGAGTTGGGTTCCACATCAATAATCATCATATCCGTGATTATTATCATAACCATACCCATCCTCCTCATTTCCATAATAGTCATCACCATAAGCCGAAACATCATTGTCCACCGCATCTGACTCAAGTTCTTTCTCACCTGATTCTCTGCCAATTTTCTGCTGATAGACATAGACATCACTGTCTGGATCCGATCCAACGCGTTTTTTCTTGGTGACCTCCGGAGCCGCCTACCATGGATCCATGTTAACTCAAATGAGATATAAAatataatcaaaatataaaatagaaactcaaacaGAAAATTGTGCCTGTGATATACGGAATCTCCACCAAATCCCAGCAGCAGAAGCAAAGCAGAACTTCTGATGAAACAAACAATTGGCAAACTAGTTACAAATACCATTCGCTAGCTTCCAGAACTCCTTCCCCTCACTGCCTTTCTTCTGGGAATATGATACAGATTCCTTCATGCATGACATCAATATGTTCCATGTGTCTCAGCACACTTCTTCCTAATACAGGCCAATGGCTCTGTGGGTAACCACTTGGATTGCTAGAATCCAAGGTGACACTCCAGAAGCAGTATCCATATTATTTTAAGCGTCCTAGCAGTGCTGATACCGCAGTTTGCAGGCTTGCACAAATTATTTAACAGTCCAAAATAAGCTTTTGTAATGATCATCCGGTATCAAAGGGAAGTACCATATCCAAGTTGGGTCCATCCTGGAAGGCAATTTGTTGAACACTTCCTCTTTCTAAATGTCCCATGTGTCCACATGTATAAAGACAGAAACTCATTCCGACACTGTGTATTATGGGTATAAGTTTAGCTCAACATGTTCCTACTCGGACATTTCATTTTTATCCTAAATTTCCCATTGAAATTTAAATGGATTCAAATTAGTGTGGGTGAAAGCTACGACAATGAAGTGTTCCGGCCTAAAGTGCAAACTCTGATTAGAGAATAATCTTagatggaaaagaaaataaaaaaggctcTAATTCCAGAGTTCTGGCATTACCCGTAGAGAACCTACTATGTGAAAAATCTTTCCACGAATATGGCAGATTTCATTCCATTATGGAGGATATGTGGTTTGACTGGTCATCTGCTTTTCATGTTCTTTCTcgttttattccatttttgtCCAGACATTTAAACCATGACTCTTTTCCTACAGGAGAGGGGGCTTTCCTTGTGGTGGCTGATGTGGCCCAATGATGGGTGTTACTCATCAACAGAGTTGCAGGAAGTCCCTGATGCAGAAGTATTATCATGGCTGGACCGACATGAGCCGACCTAGAAACATAGACCTAGATAAACCAGAACCCAACCAGGCTTTTGGTCTGATAATGGTTTGTAGGGGATTTAATTAGTTATTTGGGGTTAATTCTGTAATTTGACTTATGAATAGCTAGCTAATGTAGGAAATTGTAAAATTACCAATCATTCTCATGTTTGGGAATTCTTCATCTGAGTGGGCCCATAGAGACCCAAAAGCAAGGTTTCATGACCCGGAGTTGCATTAGTCCCTTAAGGGTTACTTTATCTTTTAAAGCTAATTAAATGGCCTTGTTCTCACATGTACAGAAATAGAGTATATGCTAATCTAACCAAGACAAGTATATATGTTTTTATGCAGACAGATACATACATATGAATGtacacatgcatgcatgcatgtatatgacatgttagagagagagatagtgGGGCACTATAAAACTAAAAGGTGAAGATGAACATACAGAATCAGCAAACAACTTCTCCAGCGCGTCATAGTTGATTTTTGAACTTAGTCTCTGTCAAAGAACAAATTGATCTCAGTAAAGGAGATCAGTGTTCAGCATGCAGAAACAAGATATAAAGCATTCAAAATCATTAACAATAGAAAAGGCAAACAACTGGCAGAATATTGGAGTATGAGCCATGTGAATGCCACAACCCTCCTCACTATAAATCATTTCTATAAAAGAAATCTACATCACATTTAGAACTGACTTTTCTCCAGCATACCTTCTTACTTAGCATTTCACGGTTGGcttcagcagcagtttgagttGGAGTTCCATTCTTGGCATTTGCTGCATGTTTTTGTTTCCTCACCTGCAAGAagcaattaaaacaaaaatatgtGAAGGGTGAGACAGCATAAAgtataataagcccaaaaaaaaaggtgatggtAGATCAAACAGGTGGCAGAGCAGGACAGAAATTTAAGATCTGTCAGAAAAAACCCAGAAATATGCAATGGAAAAATGTCAACATTATCCATTTAATAATAACAGATGTTGAAAAATTGACATACAGGCAAAACATCCTGGCAGCAGGGGTGGAAccagaattttcttttctcttctttccaaaagggggggggggggggggggggggaggatagTAGTCATCCAACCATGTTGCCATACACCACATGAAATCTTCCAACTAATTCCtatcaaaaataattttttcaagttAAAGACATGCATCCCTTACAGAACTGCACAACTACCAGCCCATTCATGCAGATAACTAATGGTTTAGAATATCACTCGATGCTTGTAAAATCAAATGTCCACTTCTTATCAGGTGACAacattttaaaacaaattttgGGATTCACTATAACTGAAATACAAACTACAGCAGTATAATCATACAGCAATAATACATAAGCCTGATCAACTACCTTTCTTGATTTTGCCACAGCTGCAGTAGTCGCAGCAGCAAGTTCCTGTGCATTGAAGAAGTCTTCTGAACAATTCTGTAAAACAGCGGATCAAAGAACAGGCTTTACTTTATCCCTTATGGATAGTCAGGGGTAAATATACAACAGAAAAGAAGAGCAATGATAGGACGGCAGGGCCCCCAATTGCGTTTCACCACATTTTATGGTTTTCCAAAGAACTTCTCATTACACAATGCCCATATAATTGGGGTTCCTTTAGGTGGCTGATCCTGTGTTCCCCATTACACTTGTCTAAAAGAAATTGACTGAGAAAACAGTTACCATCCAACATTTGGTAGATTTTGAAATCTCGGTACCTACACAACTCATCAGTTGGTAGCTCACATTTATGACATAGAGCCACTATCTTACAACCACCCTTCTTGCCATTGGATAACTACAACGGTGGTTACTCACCCAATAACATTGGATGTTAAGAGACTTGGAGATAGGATCATCATCATTAAACTGGTGCTTGGGGATGAGATTGTTAGCATAGTTTGCGCTTACGCACCCCAAGTAGGGCTTGATGACAGGGTTAAAGTACAATTctgggaacacatggatgaaATGATGCAGAGTCTCGGTCCGAGGGAGAAAGTTATTATTGGTGGGGATCTTAATGGCCATGTGGGTAAGGAGCGTAGAGGATACGAAGAGGTGCATGGAAGATACGGAGTCGGGGAGAGGAACATAGAGGGGACCTCAGTGTTGGACTTTGCAATGGCATATGACCTCTGCATTACAAATACTTTCTTCGAGAAAAAAGAAGCACACTTAGTTACTTATAAGAGTGGATTGCACACAAGCCAGAttgatttctttatgactaaAAGACCCGACATAATGCTTtgtaaagattgtaaggttattCCGGGAGAGTGTTACCGCAAGTTGACAAAATCGAAGTTAAGAGAGGCCATGCGAAGGATGAATATAGTGCGAACGACGGGTCCCGATGAAATTCCAATCAAAGTTTGGAAGAGCTTGGGAGGACGTGGGGTGGCTTGGTTGACTAAGCTGTTCAACATGATCTTGAGTACAAAGTCTATGCCgaatgagtggaggagaagcattgtggttccgaTTTATAAGAACAAAGGGGACGTCCAAAACTGTAATAACTATAGGGGCACAAAGCTTATGAGCCACACCATGAAgctatgggaaaaggttattgaaacccacctaagaaagaaaaccaaagaaTCGGAGAACCAATTCGGTTTCATGCCAGGGAGATCAACAACAGAAGCCATTTACCTTCTAAGGAGGTTTATGGAAGTCTTTAGAGCCCACACAAAGGATctacatatggtctttattgatctAGAGAAAGCATATGATAGAGTCCCGAGAGAACTAATTTGGCATATCCTTCAGAAGAGGGGTCAAACTaactatgtggatataattaaggacatgtacgaGGGAGCGGTGACGAGTGTGAAAATGAGAGACGGGCAATGTAACGAATTCCCGATCActattgggttacatcaaggactCTAAGCCCCTATCtgtttgcactcattatggatgacctaaccaggcacatccaagactcagtcccgtggtgtatgctatttGTGGATGATATTGTGCTGATAGATGAAACTATGAATGAaattaatactaaactggagctATAGAGATCAAACTttgaatcaagaggttttaggttAAGTAGAACGAAaacagaatatatgatgtgccccttcagtcaATTTAGAAGAGGGGAGTGGTGAAGCTTGGGGAACAGGAACTACCTCGGAGggactgttttaaatacttggggTCTATCATTGACAAACAGAGGGACATAGATGATGATATTGCtcataggattaaagtggggtggatgaagtggagaagcgTGTTGGGAGTattatatgacaaaagaatacccattaaactcaagggaaaattttaccGGACAGTTATACGaccgactatgatgtatggagcagAATGTTGAGCAGCTAAGAAGAGTAATGTGAACAAACTGAGCATAGCtgaaatgagaatgttgagaggtatGTGTGGGAAGACCAGGATAGATAAGGTAAGGAATGAGAATATTAGATATGATGTGAGGGTTGCACCGATCCAGGACAAATTCCGCgagagccgattgaggtggtatggccatgtccaaCGGAGACTAATGGAGGCTCCAATACGGAAGAGTGACCAGATTTATTGGGAAGGCACTAGAAAAAAGTAAGGGTAGacctaagatgactattaacgagGTAGTACGAAAAGATACGAAAAGATATGCAACTTGTAGGGCTCAATTCTAGTATGACTTCGGaaagagttttgtggaggacaaggacccgtgtTGCTGACCCCCTTTAAGGGATGTGTCCCTGATGTGTATCTATATTCTACGTTACCCTCTAAACTTATTCCccatatttttctccttttaaccTATCTTCTATGAATAATTTAGCTTCATTACTTTCTACTATTTTACAacattggatccatgtagccgaccccattcagttgggataaggttatgtttgttgttgtagagagagagaaacaacaaactcagccttatcccaacttaatgggtcagcTACAAGGATAcatgcaaaacaaagtaggggAAACTGAGGTCCAAAtacaaaaggagaaatgaagaaaataagaaaaggaaaagataaagatCATGGCATAGAGATGAAAGATGGAcaatgaaagtaagaggaaagaggcacaaatGACCCAAAATGGTGCCTACGTGGATCAAACCTCGCCAAGGCAACCAAGGCCAAAAATCCAACATAGATGAGTTGTTCACAACCAAGGCGAGGGCTGAGTTGTAAAAAAAACTAGGTGACTGCAGGCCTTGGGACCTAGGCAAGGCCTTAACTACGTGGGACACAGCATTTTAGTTGGGCTTCGACCCATATATATTGTAGTCGTAATTTACGTCAAGGACTAGATTCTTATCAGTCATAGACTCATCCATCTATTTACAATCTATTCATTTCCCCTTTTCTCAATACAATATTTGTTATTTGTCAAGACCGGGGAGAGGGGcaataaaagaagaatgaatcaTATACCTCAAGATACTCGCTGTTCAttttttcccagatgatctttTTATAGCGTTTCTCCTCCTCATTGTGAAGGTAACCACCAACCTATgcagcattaaaaaaaataagggtataAACCCACCAAATTAAACAGAAACAGAAGGGTTGGGGAGGAGACATAATATGAAAAACATGCATGGAAGTACAGAGACAATGAAAAAATGGATATAAAAACACAAGAGCATCCATGGATGCAACTTTTAGATCAGAAACCTTCTCATTGAGGAAAGCTACACCTAGGATTTGGAATAATTAAATGAGCAGAGCTAGCTTCATTATGCTGTTGATATTTTCAGGGGAAAAAAGGACAACAATAAAATGACTACATCTCACAGGATGACTAGACCAATGAATCCTAAGGACGGAAAAAACGTATCTAGGATACCCCTGAATACCTTTTTCACTATTTGATTTGATCAGGTAAGCTACCCACGATGTAATCACTccttggataaaaaaaatttactaagAGGAAATATGGGAGATTGTGGGAATTGAACACTAAAAACAATATCCCAAGGCCATTGTGATTATTGAAGATTGTATTGATAATTGGATTTTTCCGCCAAAGATAAACATAGACATGCAGCAAATAGCCATACCTCAATATCATCAATATCAGATAAGCTTTCGGATTCATCACCTACTACATTATCCATATTctcatttccatgtgattgacAAGAACCACCCTGATCAACAAAGTGATACTCAGCAGCAGCCCCTGAAACAAGACATCTTCCCGAATAAGTTTTCGGCATCCATACAATATAACAATGAAAGATTAGAAATTATGTCAtgacatattttttttacttaggAAAAGACTTGCACACTCACCATAGTCGATCCTGTCATTTTCAATCATATCTGATATTCTTCTCTTACAGGTTCCTCTCCTTTCTCAAACtgataaaatggaaaataagaaaatggcaaatacaataaaaaaacaacCAGATAAACAAAAGGAAAGCATAATAGCAAGTAACAAAACCAGTGATGTATCTTTAAGAACCTTAAATCAATGAGTACATACATTTTATCCATGCTCCTCTTACATGCAGGATGATGTGTGGCATGAAGCAGGGAAGTTCTTCAGGAAAGGAAAGCTCCCTAAGGAGATAACCCCTATCAACATTACATTTGGTTCTTAAAGGTGAACGCACAAATCCAATCCGTGAGTTTCAGCCTATTTCAGTTTGTAGCATTTTCTATTAGGCTTATTCTACGGTTATCGCAAACCAGTTGAAGGTGGTAATCCCAGCCTTGTCAATGAAGAACAGGACGATTTTATCAAGGACAGAAGAATCCAAGAACATATGTTGTTGCACCATTACCTTCTCCTCCATTAGATCACCTGGATCAGGGGATTGTGGTGATGGCTATCTAAGAAGATGACCATGTGAACAAAGCCCTGAGGGGGTTAGATTATCATGCATTTTGTGGGTCGGATGCAGCATTGCCTCCTGAATCCAGTGTTTTCAGTGATGATCAATGTGAAAGccaaaagggtattttgaagGTAAAAATGGCTTATAAAACGGAAACCCAATGTCATTTGTCCTCAATCTCGTGAACTAAACTCGAACACATGGTGGGCACCGGGCATATTGGATTAATTGAAGACATGGCACATGAAAATAAAGTAACTTTTCCATACCTACATGGGTTGATGACAACTGACTTGACTAATTAGCTATCTAGATCAGCTGAAAGCCAAATCAGCAATAAACTACCAAACCCAGATCTTGCATTGCCAAATAATTACCTTGGGAGTAAAAGGTGTTGGCCACAAGCTTGCCTAACGGGAAGAATAGCTTTCTTGAAGATCAGGAAGATTTGGCACTTACATTTAATAATCTGCAGCTAAAAAGTTTGCTCCTGGTGAAATGAATGCTATTCATCCGGTGAATAAGAGGAAACAGGAGCACATATTCTATTGAATTGTATTATTGGTGGAAAGTGTGGGACTATTACTAGGGTATGTCTAGGGTTTGCTGAACATGGCCGAGGGAAGTGAAGCACGAATGTATGTACTCCGgtgtggatcaagtcctcgtgTGAGAATCATACCCGTATCGTGTTTGATCCACAGTTGGATTccattgaaaataaaaactaattaaaaaaagagagagattaagtgaaGTCTTAAGTGTCGATCAAATACGGTAAGAGAATGATTCTTATACGAGTACCTGATTCGGACTCGTATGTACTCATCGATTGTAGAATGCCAAATCGTCTTGTCCATGTGGCAAAAAAGGTAGTGGACCTATGAGAATGGGTTCCAAGTTCCACCAATCAGTGTGTAgaaaaaatggataattttgCTGTTGTGCCTAACATGTGtcattctctcccctctcccttcGGAAAGAACTCCCTTGTCATTTTGTGTTCAACCTTTGTGATTGATATATGCTTGTAACTTATCGAAAGTTGGGCATGATGCCAACTTTCTCCCCATAAAtaatataggaataattgtgaaagagaaaaaatgcaaTCCGCTTGC
It encodes the following:
- the LOC122087611 gene encoding uncharacterized protein LOC122087611, translating into MEHRALLRFLILFLGFSYVVSSLPIPQSSAFLKSGYEEYTPIQEFMEQGLMDERNYGGKGLELDEAIIRGRMDIETNDYPGTGANNNHDPRSPGRS
- the LOC122085626 gene encoding transcription factor IIIB 90 kDa subunit-like — protein: MIENDRIDYGAAAEYHFVDQGGSCQSHGNENMDNVVGDESESLSDIDDIEVGGYLHNEEEKRYKKIIWEKMNSEYLENCSEDFFNAQELAAATTAAVAKSRKVRKQKHAANAKNGTPTQTAAEANREMLSKKRLSSKINYDALEKLFADSAAPEVTKKKRVGSDPDSDVYVYQQKIGRESGEKELESDAVDNDVSAYGDDYYGNEEDGYGYDNNHGYDDY